The genomic region TACTTCCGTCATCAAACTGGGTCAGCTTTGATCCCACGGTAATTCGCTGGCGTCTTAGCAATGACAAAGCGCGACCAGCCCAGCAGCGTTCACTTAACCAGCTTCGCTTTGCTGTTGAACCCATCGCGGCGTCTGTGGCTGCCGGTGCTGCTACAGACCAAGAGCGTAAAGAGATTTTGACGCTGGCTAACCGCTTGGTGGAGTTGGAGCAGTATCCATCATCACGCGTTGGGGAGGCCCTCGAGGTTGATCTGAAATTTCACACCTTGATTTTTACTGCTTCGCACAACGAGATGTTTGTTGCTCTCGCGCCATCTTTGCTGAGCATTTTGAAGGGAAAGTCCGTCTTCGGATCTCAAAAGCGCAATCCCATCGGCAATACCGCAGCACTGCATGTCGAGCTCGCCGAAGCAATTGCTGCGGGAAACCATGTGGATGCACAAAACATTTCTCGTCGCGTACTCCTCGACAGCCGTGATGAAACTGAGCAGCTTTATCGTTAGTCCCGGCTAAAACACCACAAAGCCCGAGGTAACTTGCTCACAGTGTGAAGATACCTCGGGCTTTTGGCTACGTGATCCAAGTCTTGCCGCCACCACTCCCCTTTTCAGGAGAGCTTCAGGCAAGAGTGGAATCGAGCATTAAAGCA from Corynebacterium ammoniagenes DSM 20306 harbors:
- a CDS encoding FadR/GntR family transcriptional regulator encodes the protein MSDPQRVPLVNPVLDSIGSDIVAGVIGVGETFTLTDIERQFDVSRTVARETMRMLDHMGLVKTSPRVGLTVLPSSNWVSFDPTVIRWRLSNDKARPAQQRSLNQLRFAVEPIAASVAAGAATDQERKEILTLANRLVELEQYPSSRVGEALEVDLKFHTLIFTASHNEMFVALAPSLLSILKGKSVFGSQKRNPIGNTAALHVELAEAIAAGNHVDAQNISRRVLLDSRDETEQLYR